In Vulpes lagopus strain Blue_001 chromosome 1, ASM1834538v1, whole genome shotgun sequence, a genomic segment contains:
- the TNN gene encoding tenascin-N has translation MGLQGTFCFPLGLLLGSMLLVASAPATLEPQGCSDKEQQVTVSHTYKIDVPKSALVQVETDPQPLSDDGASLLVPGEAEEQNIIFRHNIRLQTPQKDCELAGSVQDLLARVKKLEEEMAEVKEQCNVQRCCQGAAGASPPCSGHGSLSPDTCGCRCDEGWEGAACERPACPGACSGHGVCVRGVCRCHEDFTSEDCSERRCPGDCSGHGFCDTGECYCEEGFGGLDCAQVVAPQGLQLLKSTENSLLVSWEPSSEVDHYLLSYYPLGQELSGKQIQVPKEQHSYEILGLQPGTKYIVTLRNVKKEVSSSPQHLLATTDLAVLGTAWVTDETENSLDVEWENPPTEVDYYKLQYGPLTGQEVAEVTVPKSSDPKSRYDITGLQPGTEYRITVVPMKGELEGKPILLNGRTEIDSPTNVVTDRVTEDTAVVSWAPVQATIDKYVVRYTSADGDTRDMAVPKEQSSTVLTDLKPGEAYRVYVWAERGNQESKKANTDALTEIDSPKNLVTDRVTEDTATISWDPVRAVIDKYMVRYTSADGDTREVPVGKEQSSTVLTGLRPGVEYTVQVWAQKGARESKKADTKAPTDIDSPTNLVTDRVTENTATISWDPVQAIIDKYMVRYTSADGDTKEVPVGKEESSTVLTGLRPGVEYTVHVWAKKGAQESKKADTKAPTEIDSPKNLVTDRVTEDTATISWDPVRAVIDKYMVRYTSADGDTREVPVGKEQSSTVLTGLRPGVEYTVQVWAQKGARESKKADTKAPTDIDSPKNLVTNQVTENTATISWDPVQAIIDKYMVRYTSADGDTREVPVGKEQRSTVLTGLRPGVEYTVQVWAQKGARESKKADTKAPTEIDSPQNLVTNRVTEDTATISWDPVRAVIDKYMVRYTSADGDTREVPVGKEQSSTVLTGLRPGVEYTVQVWAQKGARESKKADTKALTDIDPPKNLRPSAVTQSGGVLTWTSPSAQIDGYILTYQFPDGTIKEIQLGRGDERLELQGLEQGITYPVSLIAFKGDRRSRSVSTTLSTVGARFPHPSDCSQVQQNSNVVSGLYTIYLHGDASRPLQVYCDMDTDGGGWIVFQRRNTGQLDFFKRWRTYVEGFGDPMKEFWLGLDKLHNLTTGTPTRYEVRVDLQTANESAYAIYDLFQVASSKERYRLTVGKYRGTAGDALTYHNGWKFTTFDRDNDIALSNCALTHHGGWWYKNCHLANPNGRYGETKHSEGVNWEPWKGHEFSIPYVELKIRPHGYSGEHVLDRKKRTLGENSRTF, from the exons GGCATCAGCCCCAGCCACTCTCGAGCCTCAGGGCTGCAGTGACAAGGAGCAACAGGTCACGGTCAGTCACACCTACAAGATCGACGTGCCCAAGTCTGCTCTGGTCCAGGTGGAAACTGACCCTCAGCCCCTTAGTGATGATGGGGCCTCACTCCTGGTTCCCGGGGAGGCTGAGGAACAGAACATCATCTTTAGGCACAACATCCGCCTGCAGACACCACAGAAGGACTGTGAGCTGGCAGGCAGCGTCCAAGACCTCCTGGCCCGGGTGAAGAAGCTGGAGGAAGAGATGGCGGAGGTGAAGGAGCAGTGTAACGTCCAGCGCTGCTGCCAAGGAGCTGCTG GTGCGAGCCCCCCCTGCAGCGGCCACGGGAGCCTGTCGCCCGACACCTGCGGCTGCCGCTGCGACGAGGGCTGGGAGGGCGCGGCGTGCGAGCGGCCCGCCTGCCCCGGGGCCTGCAGCGGCCACGGCGTGTGCGTGCGCGGCGTGTGCAGGTGCCACGAGGACTTCACGTCCGAGGACTGCAGCGAGCGGCGCTGCCCCGGCGACTGCAGCGGCCACGGCTTCTGCGACACGGGCGAGTGCTACTGCGAGGAGGGCTTCGGCGGCCTGGACTGCGCGCAGG TGGTGGCTCCCCAGGGCTTGCAGCTACTCAAGAGCACCGAGAATTCCCTGCTGGTGAGCTGGGAGCCCTCCAGTGAGGTGGACCACTACCTCCTCAGCTACTACCCTCTGGGGCAGGAGCTCTCTGGGAAGCAGATCCAGGTGCCCAAGGAGCAGCACAGCTATGAGATCCTTGGTTTGCAGCCTGGAACCAAGTACATAGTTACCCTGCGCAACGTTAAGAAAGAAGTTTCCAGCAGCCCACAGCATCTGCTTGCCACCACAG ATCTTGCTGTGCTTGGCACCGCATGGGTGACAGATGAGACTGAGAACTCTCTGGATGTGGAATGGGAAAACCCCCCGACTGAGGTAGACTACTACAAGCTGCAGTATGGCCCCCTGACAGGACAGGAGGTGGCCGAGGTCACTGTGCCCAAGAGCAGTGACCCCAAGAGCCGATATGACATCACTG GTCTGCAGCCTGGGACAGAGTATAGGATCACCGTGGTGCCCATGAAAGGAGAACTGGAGGGCAAGCCGATTCTCCTGAATGGCAGGACAG aaattgaTAGTCCAACCAATGTGGTCACTGATCGTGTGACAGAAGACACAGCGGTGGTCTCCTGGGCCCCAGTCCAGGCCACCATAGATAAGTACGTGGTGCGCTATACCTCCGCTGATGGGGATACCAGGGACATGGCGGTACCCAAGGAGCAGAGCAGCACTGTCCTGACGGACTTGAAGCCGGGAGAGGCATACAGGGTCTACGTGTGGGCTGAGAGGGGCAACCAGGAGAGCAAGAAGGCCAACACTGACGCCCTCACAG aaattgacagCCCCAAAAACCTGGTGACTGACCGGGTGACAGAGGACACAGCCACCATCTCCTGGGACCCGGTGCGAGCGGTCATCGACAAGTACATGGTGCGCTACACGTCTGCTGATGGGGACACCAGGGAGGTTCcagtggggaaggagcagagcagCACTGTCCTGACGGGCCTGAGGCCAGGTGTGGAGTACACGGTCCAGGTGTGGGCCCAGAAGGGGGCCCGGGAGAGCAAGAAGGCTGACACCAAGGCCCCAACAG ACATTGACAGCCCAACAAACCTGGTGACTGACCGGGTGACAGAGAACACGGCCACCATCTCCTGGGACCCAGTGCAAGCAATCATTGACAAGTACATGGTGCGCTATACATCTGCTGATGGGGACACGAAGGAGGTTccagtggggaaggaggagagcagTACTGTCTTGACGGGCCTAAGGCCAGGTGTGGAGTACACAGTCCATGTGTGGGCCAAGAAAGGGGCCCAGGAGAGTAAAAAGGCCGACACCAAGGCCCCAACAG aaattgacagCCCCAAAAACCTGGTGACTGACCGGGTGACAGAGGACACAGCCACCATCTCCTGGGACCCGGTGCGAGCGGTCATCGACAAGTACATGGTGCGCTACACGTCTGCTGATGGGGACACCAGGGAGGTTCcagtggggaaggagcagagcagCACTGTCCTGACGGGCCTGAGGCCAGGTGTGGAGTACACAGTCCAGGTGTGGGCTCAGAAGGGGGCCAGGGAGAGTAAGAAGGCTGACACCAAGGCCCCAACAG ACATTGACAGCCCCAAAAACCTGGTGACCAACCAGGTGACAGAGAACACGGCCACCATCTCCTGGGACCCGGTGCAGGCCATCATCGACAAGTACATGGTGCGCTACACGTCTGCTGATGGGGACACCAGGGAGGTTCcagtggggaaggagcagagaagcaCCGTCCTGACGGGCCTGAGGCCAGGTGTGGAGTACACAGTCCAGGTGTGGGCTCAGAAGGGGGCCCGAGAGAGTAAGAAGGCTGACACCAAGGCACCAACAG aaattgacagcCCCCAAAACCTGGTGACCAACCGGGTGACAGAGGACACGGCCACCATCTCCTGGGACCCGGTGCGAGCGGTCATCGACAAGTACATGGTGCGCTACACGTCTGCTGATGGGGACACCAGGGAGGTTCCAGTAGGGAAGGAGCAGAGCAGCACTGTCCTGACGGGCCTGAGGCCAGGTGTGGAGTACACGGTCCAGGTGTGGGCCCAGAAGGGGGCCCGGGAGAGCAAGAAGGCTGACACCAAGGCCCTGACAG ACATCGACCCTCCCAAAAACCTTCGTCCATCTGCTGTAACACAGTCCGGAGGGGTGTTGACCTGGACATCCCCCTCTGCTCAGATTGATGGCTACATTCTCACCTACCAATTCCCAGATGGCACCATTAAG GAGATACAGCTTGGAAGAGGGGATGAGAGGCTCGAGCTGCAAGGCCTTGAGCAGGGCATCACCTACCCTGTCTCCTTGATCGCCTTTAAGGGTGATCGCCGGAGCAGGAGTGTCTCCACTACCCTTTCCACAG TTGGTGCCCGCTTTCCACATCCTTCAGACTGCAGTCAAGTTCAACAGAACAGCAATGTTGTCAGTGGTCTATACACCATCTACCTGCATGGTGACGCCAGCCGGCCCCTGCAGGTGTACTGCGACATGGACACGGATGGAGGCGGCTGGATT GTCTTCCAGAGGCGCAACACTGGGCAGCTGGATTTCTTCAAACGCTGGCGCACCTACGTGGAAGGTTTCGGGGACCCCATGAAGGAGTTCTGGCTTG GACTTGACAAGCTACACAATCTCACCACTGGCACCCCGACCCGGTATGAAGTAAGAGTGGACCTACAGACTGCCAACGAATCTGCCTATGCCATATATGATTTATTCCAAGTGGCTTCCAGCAAGGAGAGGTACAGGCTCACAGTCGGGAAATACAGAGGCACAGCAG